A window of the Gasterosteus aculeatus chromosome 21, fGasAcu3.hap1.1, whole genome shotgun sequence genome harbors these coding sequences:
- the ezh2 gene encoding histone-lysine N-methyltransferase EZH2 isoform X2 produces MVLTGKRSEKGPACWKRRVKSEYMRLRQLKRFRRADEVKSMFNTNRQKIVDRTDILNQEWKTRRIQPVHVMTSVGSLRGTRECTVDSGFSEFPRQVIPLKTLNAVASVPVMYSWSPLQQNFMVEDETVLHNIPYMGDEILDQDGTFIEELIKNYDGKVHGDRECGFINDEIFVELVSSLSQYSDNEDEEEDEEQDFKVEKMEVCDGKEHPEEPRRDGIVNHESRTSNDGTKKFPSDKIFEAISSMFPDKGSTEELKEKYKELTEQQLPGALPPECTPNIDGPNARSVQREQSLHSFHTLFCRRCFKYDCFLHPFHATPNTYKRKNLENLVDSKPCGVDCYMYLVQGGMASEYPAGAAAAAERTKTPSKRPAGRRRGRLANSRPGTPSVSSETKDTDSEREGSKDGERDDDDDDEEDKDDRRDEDKEDEDKKDDNNSSSSSSGNSRCQTPVKMKLIGEAEAVEWSGAEASLFRVLIGTYYDNFCAIARLIGTKTCRQVYEFRVKESSIIARAPAEDEDTPPRKKKRKHRLWATHCRKIQLKKDGSSNHVYNYQPCDHPRQPCDSSCPCVTAQNFCEKFCQCSSECQNRFPGCRCKAQCNTKQCPCYLAVRECDPDLCLTCGAGDNWDSKNVSCKNCSIQRGAKKHLLLAPSDVAGWGIFIKEPVQKNEFISEYCGEIISQDEADRRGKVYDKYMCSFLFNLNNDFVVDATRKGNKIRFANHSVNPNCYAKVMMVNGDHRIGIFAKRAIQTGEELFFDYRYSQADALKYVGIERELELA; encoded by the exons ATGGTGCTGACAGGGAAGCGCTCGGAGAAAGGTCCGGCCTgctggaagaggagggtgaagtCTGAGTACATGAGGCTGCGACAGCTCAAGCGCTTCCGACGGGCCGACGAGGTCAAG aGCATGTTCAACACCAACCGTCAGAAAATCGTGGACAGAACTGACATTCTGAACCAGGAGTGGAAGACGAGGCGAATCCAGCCGGTTCACGTCATGACGTCCGTCGGCTCCTTGAGAGGCACGCGAGAG TGCACGGTGGACAGCGGCTTCTCCGAGTTCCCCCGGCAGGTCATCCCCCTGAAGACTCTCAACGCCGTGGCCTCGGTGCCCGTCATGTACTCCTGGTCGCCGCTGCAGCAGAACTTCATG GTGGAGGATGAGACGGTGCTCCATAACATCCCCTACATGGGAGACGAGATCCTGGACCAGGACGGCACTTTCATAGAAGAGCTCATCAAGAACTACGACGGCAAAGTCCACGGAGACAGAG AGTGCGGCTTCATCAACGACGAGATCTTCGTGGAGTTGGTGAGCTCCCTGTCGCAGTACAGCGacaacgaggacgaggaggaggacgaagagcagGACTTTAaggtggagaagatggaggtgtGCGACGGGAAGGAGCATCCGGAGGAGCCGCGCAGGGACGGCATCGTCAACCATGAGA GCCGAACCAGCAATGACGGCACCAAGAAGTTTCCCTCTGACAAGATCTTTGAGGCCATCTCCTCCATGTTCCCTGACAAGGGCTCCACGGAGGAGCTCAAAGAGAA GTACAAGGAGCTGACGGAGCAGCAGCTGCCCGGCGCGCTGCCGCCCGAGTGCACGCCCAACATCGACGGGCCGAACGCCCGCTCGGTGCAGCGCGAGCAGAGCCTGCACTCGTTCCACACGCTGTTCTGCCGGCGCTGCTTCAAGTACGACTGCTTCCTGCACC CTTTCCACGCGACGCCAAACACCTACAAGCGCAAGAACTTGGAGAACCTGGTGGACAGCAAACCCTGCGGCGTGGACTGCTACATGTACCTGGTTCAG GGTGGGATGGCGAGCGAGTACCCGGCGGGCGCCGCAGCTGCGGCGGAGCGAACCAAGACGCCCTCCAAGCGCCCGGCGGGGCGTCGCCGCGGGCGACTGGCTAACAGCCGACCCGGCACGCCCTCCGTTTCCTCGGAGACCAAAGACACGGACAGCGAGCGCGAGGGCAGCAAAGACGGCGAGcgggacgacgacgacgacgacgaggaagACAAGGACGACCGGCGGGACGAAGACAAAGAAGACGAAGACAAGAAGGACgataacaacagcagcagcagcagctcag GCAACTCGCGCTGTCAGACGCCGGTGAAGATGAAGCTGATCGGCGAGGCCGAGGCGGTGGAGTGGAGCGGCGCCGAGGCATCGCTCTTCCGCGTCCTCATCGGGACGTACTATGACAACTTCTGCGCCATCGCGCGGCTCATCGGCACCAAGACCTGCCGACAG GTTTACGAGTTCAGGGTCAAGGAGTCGAGCATCATCGCGCGGGCCCCCGCCGAAGACGAGGACACGCCCccgagaaagaagaagaggaaacacCGACTGTGGGCCACTCACTGCAGGAAGATCCAGCtgaagaaag ATggctcgtccaatcacgtgtacAATTACCAGCCATGTGACCACCCGCGGCAGCCCTGCGACTCCTCGTGTCCCTGCGTCACCGCGCAGAACTTCTGCGAGAAGTTCTGCCAGTGCAGCTCAGAGt GTCAGAACCGGTTCCCGGGGTGTCGGTGCAAGGCTCAGTGCAACACCAAGCAGTGTCCTTGCTACCTGGCGGTGAGGGAGTGCGACCCCGACCTCTGCCTGACCTGCGGCGCCGGGGACAACTGGGACAGCAAGAACGTGTCCTGCAAGAACTGCTCCATCCAGAGAGGCGCCAAGAAG CATCTGCTGCTGGCGCCGTCGGACGTGGCCGGCTGGGGGATCTTCATCAAAGAGCCGGTGCAGAAGAACGAGTTCATCTCCGAGTACTGCGGAGAG ATTATCTCTCAGGACGAAGCCGACCGCCGAGGGAAAGTCTACGACAAATATATGTGCAGCTTCCTCTTCAACCTCAACAACG ACTTCGTGGTCGACGCCACGAGGAAAGGCAACAAGATCCGCTTCGCCAACCACTCCGTGAACCCCAACTGCTACGCCAAAg TGATGATGGTGAACGGGGATCACCGGATAGGAATCTTCGCCAAGAGAGCCATCCAGACGGGGGAGGAGCTCTTCTTCGACTACAG GTACAGCCAGGCGGACGCTCTGAAGTACGTGGGCATCGAGCGAGAGCTGGAGCTCGCCTGA
- the LOC144390112 gene encoding caspase recruitment domain-containing protein 8-like: protein MVEGPPPARCRSALARDSPAADGFESSPTQHEREPGGDADVLTETAASFAAASHSVTGASPAAGQQEFTPDITADEDDETFRLRCSGPGLYLCSVTGLVFHMGGDGGEVVYRIVPWDWRLLDHHHKKPAGPLFNIECEQRSVLGLHLPHCEIQSGGGGDFLSVAHVEDEGVEFLRPREVTETHVVVDVSGLSAFGNVKDVDSPPQPVRALVLLFYQPPKDPEPESLLNVLMLPSNVVLQKVLRDRTRLVGPESYIETTSQCKLHLDREYVLSTSPQDDRVIVQPTKAEFHCNYDNNYVPSFQVTLETRLKHIKLFLKESDGSLSVWERRVGLSTVSASCRPSALDLVHSQMLLEVRSNLIKRISGPVLKSLLDRLLEEKVITDDEREAAEAKPNKSDRARFVIDTVRNKGEEASLEMIEFLKEVDPYLCEDLRLS, encoded by the coding sequence ATGGTCGAAGGCCCCCCACCTGCACGATGCCGCTCCGCGCTCGCCAGGGACTCGCCCGCTGCCGATGGGTTTGAGTCTTCCCCCACACAGCACGAGAGGGAGCCGGGAGGAGACGCCGACGTTCTGACGGAAACGGCCGCTTCCTTTGCAGCCGCGAGCCACTCGGTCACCGGCGCCTCACCGGCGGCGGGTCAGCAGGAGTTCACGCCCGACATCACGGCCGATGAGGACGACGAGACCTTCAGGTTGCGGTGCTCCGGTCCGGGTCTGTACCTGTGCAGCGTGACCGGCCTGGTGTTCCAcatggggggcgatgggggggaAGTGGTTTACAGGATCGTCCCCTGGGACTGGAGGCTGCTGGACCACCATCACAAGAAGCCCGCGGGACCCTTGTTCAACATCGAATGCGAGCAGCGGTCCGTGCTCGGCCTTCACCTCCCTCACTGCGAGATCCAGAGTGGCGGGGGGGGCGACTTCCTGTCGGTGGCCCATGTGGAAGACGAGGGCGTGGAGTTCCTCCGCCCGAGGGAGGTGACGGAGACTCACGTTGTGGTGGACGTCTCGGGGCTTTCTGCTTTCGGTAATGTCAAGGACGTGGACTCGCCCCCCCAGCCGGTCCGAGCGCTGGTTCTGCTCTTCTATCAGCCCCCAAAGGACCCGGAGCCCGAGTCCCTCCTCAACGTGTTGATGCTGCCGAGTAACGTGGTGCTGCAAAAGGTGCTGCGTGACAGGACGAGGCTGGTCGGGCCTGAGTCCTACATAGAGACGACCTCGCAATGCAAACTGCACCTGGACCGGGAGTACGTCCTCTCCACCAGTCCCCAGGACGACCGGGTCATAGTTCAGCCCACCAAGGCCGAGTTTCACTGCAACTACGACAACAACTACGTCCCGTCCTTCCAGGTGACCCTGGAGACGAGGCTGAAACACATTAAGCTGTTTCTGAAAGAAAGCGACGGCTCCCTCAGCGTTTGGGAAAGACGAGTCGGCCTCTCCACCGTCAGTGCGTCGTGCAGGCCGAGCGCTCTGGACCTCGTCCACAGCCAGATGCTGCTGGAGGTACGGAGCAACCTCATTAAGAGGATCTCTGGACCTGTGCTCAAGAGTCTGCTGGACCGACTGTTGGAGGAGAAGGTGATCACTGACGACGAGAGGGAGGCAGCGGAGGCGAAGCCGAACAAGAGCGACAGAGCTCGCTTCGTCATCGACACCGTGAGGAATAAGGGCGAAGAAGCCAGTTTGGAGATGATCGAGTTCCTCAAGGAAGTCGACCCGTACCTCTGTGAAGACCTGCGGTTGTCGTGA
- the LOC120811508 gene encoding cullin-1 isoform X2, which yields MSSNRTQNPHGLKQIGLDQIWDDLRAGIQQVYTRQSMAKSRYMELYTHVYNYCTSVHQSSQGRGSVPPTKPSKKTTTPGGAQFVGLELYKRLKEFLKNYLTSLLKDGEDLMDECVLKFYTQQWEDYRFSSKVLNGICAYLNRHWVRRECDEGRKGIYEIYSLALVTWRECLFRPLNKQVTNAVLKLIERERNGETINTRLISGVVQSYVELGLNEEDAYAKGPTLSVYKEYFECQFLTDTERFYTRESTEFLQQNPVTEYMKKAEARLLEEQRRVQVYLHESTQDELARKCEQVLIEKHLEIFHTEFQNLLDADKNEDLGRMYNLVSRITDGLGELKKLLETHIHNQGLAAIEKCGEAALNDPKVYVQTTLDVHKKYNALVMSAFNNDAGFVAALDKACGRFINNNAVTRMAQSSSKSPELLARYCDSLLKKSSKNPEEAELEDTLNQVMVVFKYIEDKDVFQKFYAKMLAKRLVHQNSASDDAEASMISKLKQACGFEYTSKLQRMFQDIGVSKDLNEQFKKHLTNSEPLDLDFSIQVLSSGSWPFQQSCTFALPSELERSYQRFTAFYASRHSGRKLTWLYHLSKGELVTNCFKNRYTLQASTFQMAILLQYNTEDSYTVQQLTDSTQIKTDILVQVLQILLKSKLLVMEDENANVDEMDFKPDTVIKLFLGYKNKKLRVNINVPMKTEQKQEQETTHKNIEEDRKLLIQAAIVRIMKMRKVLKHQQLLAEVLNQLSSRFKPRVPVIKKCIDILIEKEYLERVDGEKDTYSYLA from the exons ATGTCGTCGAACAGGACCCAGAACCCCCACGGACTGAAACAGATAGGCCTGGACCAGATATGGGACGACCTGCGGGCCGGCATCCAGCAGGTGTACACGCGGCAGAGCATGGCCAAGTCGCGCTACATGGAACTCTACAC ACATGTATATAACTATTGTACCAGCGTCCACCAGTCCAGCCAAGGCCGGGGCTCGGTGCCGCCAACCAAGCCCTCCAAAAAGACCACCACTCCGGGTGGGGCTCAGTTTGTAGGCCTGGAGCTCTACAAGCGGCTCAAAGAGTTCCTGAAGAACTACCTGACCAGCCTGCTCAAG GACGGCGAGGATCTGATGGACGAGTGCGTCCTCAAGTTTTACACCCAGCAGTGGGAGGATTACCGTTTCTCCAGCAAGGTCCTCAACGGGATCTGCGCCTACCTCAACCGCCACTGGGTCAGACGAGAGTGTGACGAGGGGCGCAAGGGCATTTACGAGATCTACTCG CTGGCACTCGTGACCTGGAGGGAGTGTTTATTCCGACCCCTCAACAAACAG GTCACAAACGCTGTGCTGAAGCTGATCGAGAGGGAGAGGAACGGGGAGACCATCAACACCCGACTGATCAGCGGGGTGGTCCAGTCCTACG TGGAGCTGGGCCTGAACGAGGAGGACGCCTACGCCAAAGGCCCCACGCTGTCCGTGTACAAGGAGTACTTTGAGTGTCAGTTCCTCACCGACACGGAGCGCTTCTACACCCGGGAGAGCACGGAGTTCCTGCAGCAGAACCCCGTCACCGAGTACATGAAGAAG GCGGAGGCTCgtctgctggaggagcagcgcCGCGTGCAGGTTTACCTCCACGAGTCCACCCAGGACGAGCTGGCCAGGAAGTGTGAGCAGGTCCTCATAGAGAAGCACCTGGAGATCTTCCACACAGAGTTCCAGAACCTTCTGGATGCCGACAAGAATGAAG aCCTGGGCCGGATGTACAACCTGGTCTCGCGGATCACAGACGGTCTCGGCGAGCTGAAGAAGCTTCTCGAGACTCACATCCACAACCAGGGCCTGGCCGCCATCGAGAAGTGTGGCGAGGCCGCGCTCAAC GACCCCAAAGTGTACGTGCAGACCACCCTGGACGTCCACAAGAAGTACAACGCCTTGGTCATGTCCGCCTTCAACAACGACGCCGGCTTTGTCGCCGCGCTCGACAAG GCGTGCGGCCGCTTCATCAACAACAACGCCGTCACCCGGATGGCTCAGTCTTCCAGCAAGTCCCCAGAGCTGCTGGCCCGCTACTGCGACTCGCTGCTGAAGAAGAG CTCTAAAAACCCGGAGGAGGCAGAACTGGAGGACACGCTGAACCAAGTG ATGGTCGTGTTCAAATACATCGAGGACAAAGACGTCTTCCAGAAGTTCTACGCTAAGATGTTGGCCAAGCGGCTCGTGCACCAGAACAGCGCCAGCGACGACGCCGAGGCCAGCATGATCTCCAAGCTCAAG CAAGCGTGCGGCTTCGAGTACACGTCCAAACTGCAGCGGATGTTCCAGGACATCGGAGTCAGTAAAGACCTGAACGAACAGTTCAAGAAACACCTGACCAACTCTGAGCCTCTGGACT TAGACTTCAGCATCCAGGTGCTCAGCTCGGGCTCGTGGCCCTTCCAGCAGTCCTGCACCTTCGCGCTGCCGTCTGAG ctGGAGCGGAGCTACCAGCGCTTCACGGCGTTCTACGCCAGCAGACACAGCGGCAGGAAGCTGACGTGGCTCTATCACCTGTCCAAAGGAGAGCTGGTCACCAACTGCTTCAAGAACAG gTACACCCTGCAGGCCTCCACCTTCCAGATGGCCATCCTGCTGCAGTACAACACAGAGGACAGCTACACGGTGCAGCAGCTGACCGACAGCACGCAGATCAAAACG GACATTCTCGTTCAAGTTCTGCAGATTTTGTTGAAATCGAAGCTTCTG GTGATGGAAGACGAGAACGCCAACGTGGACGAGATGGACTTCAAACCCGACACCGTCATCAAGCTCTTCCTCGGATACAAGAA TAAGAAGCTGAGGGTGAACATCAACGTGCCGATGAAGACGGAGCagaagcaggagcaggagaCGACTCACAAGAACATCGAGGAGGATCGGAAGCTCCTCATTCAG GCCGCCATAGTGAGGATCATGAAGATGAGGAAGGTCCTGAAGCACCAGCAGCTTCTGGCTGAAGTGCTGAACCAGCTGTCGTCCCGATTCAAACCCCGAGTCCCTGTGATCAAG AAATGCATCGACATCCTGATCGAGAAAGAGTACCTGGAGCGAGTGGACGGGGAGAAGGACACGTACAGCTACCTGGCCTGA
- the LOC120811508 gene encoding cullin-1 isoform X1, with protein MSSNRTQNPHGLKQIGLDQIWDDLRAGIQQVYTRQSMAKSRYMELYTHVYNYCTSVHQSSQGRGSVPPTKPSKKTTTPGGAQFVGLELYKRLKEFLKNYLTSLLKDGEDLMDECVLKFYTQQWEDYRFSSKVLNGICAYLNRHWVRRECDEGRKGIYEIYSLALVTWRECLFRPLNKQVTNAVLKLIERERNGETINTRLISGVVQSYVELGLNEEDAYAKGPTLSVYKEYFECQFLTDTERFYTRESTEFLQQNPVTEYMKKAEARLLEEQRRVQVYLHESTQDELARKCEQVLIEKHLEIFHTEFQNLLDADKNEDLGRMYNLVSRITDGLGELKKLLETHIHNQGLAAIEKCGEAALNDPKVYVQTTLDVHKKYNALVMSAFNNDAGFVAALDKACGRFINNNAVTRMAQSSSKSPELLARYCDSLLKKSSKNPEEAELEDTLNQVMVVFKYIEDKDVFQKFYAKMLAKRLVHQNSASDDAEASMISKLKQACGFEYTSKLQRMFQDIGVSKDLNEQFKKHLTNSEPLDSPLGEVQIIDFSIQVLSSGSWPFQQSCTFALPSELERSYQRFTAFYASRHSGRKLTWLYHLSKGELVTNCFKNRYTLQASTFQMAILLQYNTEDSYTVQQLTDSTQIKTDILVQVLQILLKSKLLVMEDENANVDEMDFKPDTVIKLFLGYKNKKLRVNINVPMKTEQKQEQETTHKNIEEDRKLLIQAAIVRIMKMRKVLKHQQLLAEVLNQLSSRFKPRVPVIKKCIDILIEKEYLERVDGEKDTYSYLA; from the exons ATGTCGTCGAACAGGACCCAGAACCCCCACGGACTGAAACAGATAGGCCTGGACCAGATATGGGACGACCTGCGGGCCGGCATCCAGCAGGTGTACACGCGGCAGAGCATGGCCAAGTCGCGCTACATGGAACTCTACAC ACATGTATATAACTATTGTACCAGCGTCCACCAGTCCAGCCAAGGCCGGGGCTCGGTGCCGCCAACCAAGCCCTCCAAAAAGACCACCACTCCGGGTGGGGCTCAGTTTGTAGGCCTGGAGCTCTACAAGCGGCTCAAAGAGTTCCTGAAGAACTACCTGACCAGCCTGCTCAAG GACGGCGAGGATCTGATGGACGAGTGCGTCCTCAAGTTTTACACCCAGCAGTGGGAGGATTACCGTTTCTCCAGCAAGGTCCTCAACGGGATCTGCGCCTACCTCAACCGCCACTGGGTCAGACGAGAGTGTGACGAGGGGCGCAAGGGCATTTACGAGATCTACTCG CTGGCACTCGTGACCTGGAGGGAGTGTTTATTCCGACCCCTCAACAAACAG GTCACAAACGCTGTGCTGAAGCTGATCGAGAGGGAGAGGAACGGGGAGACCATCAACACCCGACTGATCAGCGGGGTGGTCCAGTCCTACG TGGAGCTGGGCCTGAACGAGGAGGACGCCTACGCCAAAGGCCCCACGCTGTCCGTGTACAAGGAGTACTTTGAGTGTCAGTTCCTCACCGACACGGAGCGCTTCTACACCCGGGAGAGCACGGAGTTCCTGCAGCAGAACCCCGTCACCGAGTACATGAAGAAG GCGGAGGCTCgtctgctggaggagcagcgcCGCGTGCAGGTTTACCTCCACGAGTCCACCCAGGACGAGCTGGCCAGGAAGTGTGAGCAGGTCCTCATAGAGAAGCACCTGGAGATCTTCCACACAGAGTTCCAGAACCTTCTGGATGCCGACAAGAATGAAG aCCTGGGCCGGATGTACAACCTGGTCTCGCGGATCACAGACGGTCTCGGCGAGCTGAAGAAGCTTCTCGAGACTCACATCCACAACCAGGGCCTGGCCGCCATCGAGAAGTGTGGCGAGGCCGCGCTCAAC GACCCCAAAGTGTACGTGCAGACCACCCTGGACGTCCACAAGAAGTACAACGCCTTGGTCATGTCCGCCTTCAACAACGACGCCGGCTTTGTCGCCGCGCTCGACAAG GCGTGCGGCCGCTTCATCAACAACAACGCCGTCACCCGGATGGCTCAGTCTTCCAGCAAGTCCCCAGAGCTGCTGGCCCGCTACTGCGACTCGCTGCTGAAGAAGAG CTCTAAAAACCCGGAGGAGGCAGAACTGGAGGACACGCTGAACCAAGTG ATGGTCGTGTTCAAATACATCGAGGACAAAGACGTCTTCCAGAAGTTCTACGCTAAGATGTTGGCCAAGCGGCTCGTGCACCAGAACAGCGCCAGCGACGACGCCGAGGCCAGCATGATCTCCAAGCTCAAG CAAGCGTGCGGCTTCGAGTACACGTCCAAACTGCAGCGGATGTTCCAGGACATCGGAGTCAGTAAAGACCTGAACGAACAGTTCAAGAAACACCTGACCAACTCTGAGCCTCTGGACT CTCCTCTGGGTGAAGTCCAGATAA TAGACTTCAGCATCCAGGTGCTCAGCTCGGGCTCGTGGCCCTTCCAGCAGTCCTGCACCTTCGCGCTGCCGTCTGAG ctGGAGCGGAGCTACCAGCGCTTCACGGCGTTCTACGCCAGCAGACACAGCGGCAGGAAGCTGACGTGGCTCTATCACCTGTCCAAAGGAGAGCTGGTCACCAACTGCTTCAAGAACAG gTACACCCTGCAGGCCTCCACCTTCCAGATGGCCATCCTGCTGCAGTACAACACAGAGGACAGCTACACGGTGCAGCAGCTGACCGACAGCACGCAGATCAAAACG GACATTCTCGTTCAAGTTCTGCAGATTTTGTTGAAATCGAAGCTTCTG GTGATGGAAGACGAGAACGCCAACGTGGACGAGATGGACTTCAAACCCGACACCGTCATCAAGCTCTTCCTCGGATACAAGAA TAAGAAGCTGAGGGTGAACATCAACGTGCCGATGAAGACGGAGCagaagcaggagcaggagaCGACTCACAAGAACATCGAGGAGGATCGGAAGCTCCTCATTCAG GCCGCCATAGTGAGGATCATGAAGATGAGGAAGGTCCTGAAGCACCAGCAGCTTCTGGCTGAAGTGCTGAACCAGCTGTCGTCCCGATTCAAACCCCGAGTCCCTGTGATCAAG AAATGCATCGACATCCTGATCGAGAAAGAGTACCTGGAGCGAGTGGACGGGGAGAAGGACACGTACAGCTACCTGGCCTGA
- the ezh2 gene encoding histone-lysine N-methyltransferase EZH2 isoform X1, whose protein sequence is MVLTGKRSEKGPACWKRRVKSEYMRLRQLKRFRRADEVKSMFNTNRQKIVDRTDILNQEWKTRRIQPVHVMTSVGSLRGTRECTVDSGFSEFPRQVIPLKTLNAVASVPVMYSWSPLQQNFMVEDETVLHNIPYMGDEILDQDGTFIEELIKNYDGKVHGDRECGFINDEIFVELVSSLSQYSDNEDEEEDEEQDFKVEKMEVCDGKEHPEEPRRDGIVNHESRTSNDGTKKFPSDKIFEAISSMFPDKGSTEELKEKYKELTEQQLPGALPPECTPNIDGPNARSVQREQSLHSFHTLFCRRCFKYDCFLHPFHATPNTYKRKNLENLVDSKPCGVDCYMYLVQGGMASEYPAGAAAAAERTKTPSKRPAGRRRGRLANSRPGTPSVSSETKDTDSEREGSKDGERDDDDDDEEDKDDRRDEDKEDEDKKDDNNSSSSSSEGNSRCQTPVKMKLIGEAEAVEWSGAEASLFRVLIGTYYDNFCAIARLIGTKTCRQVYEFRVKESSIIARAPAEDEDTPPRKKKRKHRLWATHCRKIQLKKDGSSNHVYNYQPCDHPRQPCDSSCPCVTAQNFCEKFCQCSSECQNRFPGCRCKAQCNTKQCPCYLAVRECDPDLCLTCGAGDNWDSKNVSCKNCSIQRGAKKHLLLAPSDVAGWGIFIKEPVQKNEFISEYCGEIISQDEADRRGKVYDKYMCSFLFNLNNDFVVDATRKGNKIRFANHSVNPNCYAKVMMVNGDHRIGIFAKRAIQTGEELFFDYRYSQADALKYVGIERELELA, encoded by the exons ATGGTGCTGACAGGGAAGCGCTCGGAGAAAGGTCCGGCCTgctggaagaggagggtgaagtCTGAGTACATGAGGCTGCGACAGCTCAAGCGCTTCCGACGGGCCGACGAGGTCAAG aGCATGTTCAACACCAACCGTCAGAAAATCGTGGACAGAACTGACATTCTGAACCAGGAGTGGAAGACGAGGCGAATCCAGCCGGTTCACGTCATGACGTCCGTCGGCTCCTTGAGAGGCACGCGAGAG TGCACGGTGGACAGCGGCTTCTCCGAGTTCCCCCGGCAGGTCATCCCCCTGAAGACTCTCAACGCCGTGGCCTCGGTGCCCGTCATGTACTCCTGGTCGCCGCTGCAGCAGAACTTCATG GTGGAGGATGAGACGGTGCTCCATAACATCCCCTACATGGGAGACGAGATCCTGGACCAGGACGGCACTTTCATAGAAGAGCTCATCAAGAACTACGACGGCAAAGTCCACGGAGACAGAG AGTGCGGCTTCATCAACGACGAGATCTTCGTGGAGTTGGTGAGCTCCCTGTCGCAGTACAGCGacaacgaggacgaggaggaggacgaagagcagGACTTTAaggtggagaagatggaggtgtGCGACGGGAAGGAGCATCCGGAGGAGCCGCGCAGGGACGGCATCGTCAACCATGAGA GCCGAACCAGCAATGACGGCACCAAGAAGTTTCCCTCTGACAAGATCTTTGAGGCCATCTCCTCCATGTTCCCTGACAAGGGCTCCACGGAGGAGCTCAAAGAGAA GTACAAGGAGCTGACGGAGCAGCAGCTGCCCGGCGCGCTGCCGCCCGAGTGCACGCCCAACATCGACGGGCCGAACGCCCGCTCGGTGCAGCGCGAGCAGAGCCTGCACTCGTTCCACACGCTGTTCTGCCGGCGCTGCTTCAAGTACGACTGCTTCCTGCACC CTTTCCACGCGACGCCAAACACCTACAAGCGCAAGAACTTGGAGAACCTGGTGGACAGCAAACCCTGCGGCGTGGACTGCTACATGTACCTGGTTCAG GGTGGGATGGCGAGCGAGTACCCGGCGGGCGCCGCAGCTGCGGCGGAGCGAACCAAGACGCCCTCCAAGCGCCCGGCGGGGCGTCGCCGCGGGCGACTGGCTAACAGCCGACCCGGCACGCCCTCCGTTTCCTCGGAGACCAAAGACACGGACAGCGAGCGCGAGGGCAGCAAAGACGGCGAGcgggacgacgacgacgacgacgaggaagACAAGGACGACCGGCGGGACGAAGACAAAGAAGACGAAGACAAGAAGGACgataacaacagcagcagcagcagctcag AAGGCAACTCGCGCTGTCAGACGCCGGTGAAGATGAAGCTGATCGGCGAGGCCGAGGCGGTGGAGTGGAGCGGCGCCGAGGCATCGCTCTTCCGCGTCCTCATCGGGACGTACTATGACAACTTCTGCGCCATCGCGCGGCTCATCGGCACCAAGACCTGCCGACAG GTTTACGAGTTCAGGGTCAAGGAGTCGAGCATCATCGCGCGGGCCCCCGCCGAAGACGAGGACACGCCCccgagaaagaagaagaggaaacacCGACTGTGGGCCACTCACTGCAGGAAGATCCAGCtgaagaaag ATggctcgtccaatcacgtgtacAATTACCAGCCATGTGACCACCCGCGGCAGCCCTGCGACTCCTCGTGTCCCTGCGTCACCGCGCAGAACTTCTGCGAGAAGTTCTGCCAGTGCAGCTCAGAGt GTCAGAACCGGTTCCCGGGGTGTCGGTGCAAGGCTCAGTGCAACACCAAGCAGTGTCCTTGCTACCTGGCGGTGAGGGAGTGCGACCCCGACCTCTGCCTGACCTGCGGCGCCGGGGACAACTGGGACAGCAAGAACGTGTCCTGCAAGAACTGCTCCATCCAGAGAGGCGCCAAGAAG CATCTGCTGCTGGCGCCGTCGGACGTGGCCGGCTGGGGGATCTTCATCAAAGAGCCGGTGCAGAAGAACGAGTTCATCTCCGAGTACTGCGGAGAG ATTATCTCTCAGGACGAAGCCGACCGCCGAGGGAAAGTCTACGACAAATATATGTGCAGCTTCCTCTTCAACCTCAACAACG ACTTCGTGGTCGACGCCACGAGGAAAGGCAACAAGATCCGCTTCGCCAACCACTCCGTGAACCCCAACTGCTACGCCAAAg TGATGATGGTGAACGGGGATCACCGGATAGGAATCTTCGCCAAGAGAGCCATCCAGACGGGGGAGGAGCTCTTCTTCGACTACAG GTACAGCCAGGCGGACGCTCTGAAGTACGTGGGCATCGAGCGAGAGCTGGAGCTCGCCTGA